In one window of Brachyhypopomus gauderio isolate BG-103 chromosome 16, BGAUD_0.2, whole genome shotgun sequence DNA:
- the or40a1 gene encoding odorant receptor 107-1 — translation MNLTLSISSGNDSFDRGFYLIAFNTLGNKNYLILVLGLIYLITLLCNLTLLVTFMMNSSLHNPKSLAVCNLAIVDISINSVIIPQMVPVFVFDLNHISFGTCFSQMFFMHFFGDMESFSLALLAYDRLVAICFPLRYPVINTNLRMGVIIAAVWLLVFLIEIFPVTLASFLPYCNSRVVKSCCCEHGPVYVLACADTSYNKRLATVKSLVVLFGPLAFIMCSYTVVMIAVLRLATPAQRWKAFHTCLTHLLLVLVYYLPVALAYILGNLRLIQSGDMFTAIMTVTVTLPPMLNPIIYSLKTEELRDKVFKFLIPPKVAPHKQ, via the coding sequence ATGAATCTTACTCTCAGCATCAGCAGTGGAAATGACTCATTTGATAGGGGATTTTATCTAATTGCATTCAACACACTGGGCAATAAAAACTACCTTATACTGGTACTGGGACTGATCTACCTGATCACTTTGCTATGTAATCTAACTCTACTGGTTACGTTCATGATGAACTCCAGTTTACATAACCCTAAGTCCCTTGCTGTTTGTAACCTTGCCATTGTTGACATTTCGATAAACAGTGTTATCATTCCTCAAATggttcctgtgtttgtgttcgaCCTCAATCACATCTCCTTTGGCACATGCTTCTCCCAGATGTTTTTTATGCACTTTTTTGGTGACATGGAGTCCTTTTCTCTTGCTCTTTTGGCGTATGATCGGCTGGTTGCCATCTGCTTTCCTCTGCGCTACCCAGTGATAAACACAAACCTGAGGATGGGGGTCATCATAGCTGCCGTTTGGCTTCTAGTGTTTCTGATCGAGATTTTCCCTGTGACTCTGGCAAGCTTCCTGCCCTACTGTAACTCAAGAGTGGTGAAGAGTTGCTGCTGTGAACACGGCCCAGTTTACGTTCTAGCTTGTGCCGATACCTCTTACAATAAGAGACTGGCGACTGTAAAATCTCTAGTGGTTTTATTTGGTCCTTTAGCTTTCATCATGTGTTCTTATACTGTAGTAATGATTGCTGTGTTACGACTCGCAACACCAGCCCAGCGCTGGAAGGCCTTCCACACGTGCCTCACTCACCTGCTCCTGGTCCTGGTTTATTACCTACCTGTGGCTTTGGCTTACATACTGGGGAATCTGCGGCTGATACAATCAGGAGATATGTTCACAGCGATAATGACTGTGACCGTTACCCTTCCACCCATGCTCAACCCCATCATATACAGCCTAAAGACTGAAGAACTGAGAGACAAAGTTTTCAAATTTCTCATTCCACCAAAAGTAGCACCACATAAGCAGTGA
- the LOC143477789 gene encoding olfactory receptor 1M1-like produces MGIAIMTTLTSGIYSNMSLVRPDYFFISGFSEMPFSKYYFVFLFFIYITSVFGNSVVFIMILTDRRLHIPKYIGIFNLALADFGETNAMIPNLMKTFVFDSQSISYEACLSNMFFVFVFSGVQSLTLVVLAYDRFIAICLPLRYHVIVNNSFITAVLIAVWSFSTALISTVVILITRLSFCKTNVVKSYFCDHGPIYTISCNNNSLNSFMAKVCTATLIYGPLLAIVLSYLGIFFALSRITTWEERLKALKTCASHLLVVGVFFLPLLGIYLAALISPLHPNVRIISTSLSYAIPPMLNPFIYALNTKEIRGVILKMLKKRSTVMAQDVMK; encoded by the coding sequence ATGGGAATCGCCATCATGACCACTTTGACCTCAGGAATATATTCTAATATGTCACTGGTGCGCCCTGACTACTTCTTCATCAGTGGGTTTTCTGAAATGCCTTTCAGCAAATATTACTTTGTTtttctattttttatttatatcaCATCCGTGTTTGGAAATTCAGTTGTCTTCATCATGATATTAACTGACAGACGTCTGCACATTCCCAAATACATAGGAATCTTTAATTTAGCTCTGGCAGACTTTGGTGAAACAAATGCTATGATTCCTAACCTtatgaagacatttgtttttgATTCTCAGTCCATATCGTATGAGGCCTGTTTGAGTaacatgttttttgtttttgttttctctggTGTACAGAGTTTAACCCTTGTTGTCCTGGCATATGATCGCTTTATTGCCATTTGTTTACCTCTACGATACCATGTCATTGTGAATAACTCCTTTATAACAGCAGTTTTAATAGCAGTCTGGTCATTTAGCACTGCATTGATAAGCACAGTTGTAATTTTGATCACCCGACTTTCATTCTGTAAAACCAATGTAGTAAAAAGCTACTTTTGTGACCATGGGCCAATCTACACAATCTCTTGTAATAACAACAGCTTAAATTCTTTTATGGCAAAAGTGTGTACTGCAACACTGATCTATGGACCATTGCTTGCTATAGTCTTATCATATTTAGGCATTTTTTTTGCCCTGAGTAGGATTACGACATGGGAGGAACGGCTCAAAGCACTGAAGACCTGTGCCTCTCATCTACTGGTTGTAGGAGTATTTTTTCTCCCTTTACTGGGCATTTACCTCGCTGCTCTAATTTCTCCTCTCCATCCCAATGTGAGGATCATCAGTACTTCACTGTCATATGCCATTCCGCCCATGCTGAATCCTTTCATTTACGCCTTAAATACAAAAGAAATCAGGGGTGTCATATTGAAAATGCTCAAGAAGAGATCCACTGTGATGGCCCAGGATGTaatgaaatga